A genomic region of Serratia fonticola contains the following coding sequences:
- the lpxM gene encoding lauroyl-Kdo(2)-lipid IV(A) myristoyltransferase (LpxM is lauroyl-Kdo(2)-lipid IV(A) myristoyltransferase, an enzyme characterized in Escherichia coli and involved in biosynthesis of the form of lipid A found in that species and some closely related species.): MQKEKKSNVEFIPQFQKVFYHPRYWGVWLGTGLMAGISLVPARVRDPLLGAVGRLAGKVAKGARRRARINLLYCLPELPENEREHIIDEMFATAPQSMILMAELACTKPEKVLKRVRWHGEDVLDKIREEGRNVIFLVPHGWAVDVPAMLMAARGQPMAAMFHNQSNPLVDYLWNTVRRKFGGRMHARNDGIKPFISSVRQGYWGYYLPDQDHGAEHSEFVDFFATYKATLPAVGRLMKVCKAAIVPLFPVYDGKTSMLDIYIREPMDDLADADDPRIARRMNEEVENLVGPNPEQYTWILKLLKTRKEGEIEPYSRDDLYR, translated from the coding sequence ATGCAAAAAGAGAAAAAATCGAACGTAGAGTTCATCCCACAATTTCAAAAAGTTTTCTATCATCCGCGCTACTGGGGCGTTTGGTTGGGCACTGGGTTGATGGCGGGTATTTCTCTGGTCCCGGCGCGCGTGCGCGATCCACTCTTGGGGGCAGTTGGCAGGCTGGCGGGGAAAGTGGCCAAAGGAGCTCGCCGCCGTGCTCGCATTAATCTTCTCTACTGCCTGCCGGAGCTGCCGGAAAATGAACGTGAGCATATCATCGACGAGATGTTTGCCACTGCACCGCAATCGATGATCTTGATGGCGGAACTGGCCTGTACCAAACCGGAGAAAGTGCTTAAGCGGGTGCGCTGGCATGGTGAGGACGTGCTGGATAAAATCCGTGAGGAAGGGCGTAACGTGATCTTCCTGGTCCCTCACGGTTGGGCGGTGGATGTGCCCGCGATGCTGATGGCGGCGCGTGGTCAACCGATGGCGGCGATGTTTCATAACCAGAGTAATCCGCTGGTTGATTATCTGTGGAATACCGTGCGCCGCAAGTTTGGTGGCCGTATGCACGCGCGTAACGACGGTATCAAACCCTTCATCAGCTCGGTCCGTCAGGGGTATTGGGGTTACTATTTACCGGATCAGGATCATGGCGCTGAGCACAGCGAGTTTGTGGACTTCTTTGCCACCTATAAAGCCACGCTGCCTGCCGTTGGCCGTTTGATGAAAGTCTGCAAAGCGGCAATCGTGCCGCTATTTCCGGTATACGATGGGAAAACCAGTATGCTGGATATTTATATTCGCGAGCCGATGGATGATTTGGCAGATGCTGATGACCCGCGTATCGCCCGCCGTATGAATGAAGAGGTGGAGAATCTGGTTGGCCCGAATCCAGAACAGTACACCTGGATCCTGAAATTGCTGAAAACGCGCAAAGAAGGGGAGATAGAACCTTACTCACGTGACGATTTATATCGTTAA
- a CDS encoding MurR/RpiR family transcriptional regulator, with amino-acid sequence MNTLDKIQSHLELLSKSERKVAEVILASPQTAIHSSIARLAKMADVSEPTVNRFCRRLDTKGFPDFKLHLAQSLANGTPYVNRNVEEDDSVEAYTGKIFESVMASLDTVKANLDITAINRAVDLLTQAKKISFFGLGASAAVAHDAMNKFFRFNIPVVYFDDIVMQRMSCMNSTEGDVVVLISHTGRTKNLVEMAHLARENDATVIAITSRDTPLAKEATLALLLDVPEDTDVYMPMVSRIAQLTLIDVLATGFTLRRGAKFRDNLKRVKEALKESRFDKGVIIPDSFDS; translated from the coding sequence ATGAATACGCTGGACAAAATCCAGAGCCATCTGGAGCTCCTGAGCAAATCTGAAAGGAAAGTCGCCGAGGTGATCCTGGCCTCCCCGCAAACCGCTATTCACTCCAGCATCGCCCGGCTTGCCAAAATGGCCGATGTCAGTGAACCGACCGTCAATCGTTTTTGTCGCCGCCTTGATACCAAAGGGTTCCCCGACTTCAAGTTGCATCTGGCACAAAGCCTGGCCAACGGAACGCCTTATGTAAACCGTAATGTAGAAGAAGACGACAGCGTCGAAGCCTACACCGGTAAAATCTTTGAGTCGGTAATGGCTAGTCTGGATACAGTAAAGGCAAATCTCGACATTACCGCCATTAATCGTGCGGTCGATCTGCTCACCCAGGCCAAAAAAATCTCTTTCTTTGGTCTGGGGGCCTCTGCTGCCGTCGCCCACGACGCCATGAACAAATTTTTCCGCTTCAATATTCCAGTGGTTTATTTTGACGATATCGTCATGCAGCGCATGAGCTGCATGAACTCGACAGAAGGCGACGTGGTGGTTTTGATCTCCCACACCGGGCGAACCAAGAATCTGGTCGAAATGGCCCACCTGGCGCGTGAAAATGACGCAACGGTTATCGCCATCACCTCACGCGATACGCCGCTGGCCAAAGAAGCCACCCTCGCCCTGCTGCTGGACGTGCCGGAAGATACCGATGTCTATATGCCAATGGTATCGCGGATCGCCCAGTTAACCCTGATTGATGTGTTGGCCACCGGATTTACGCTGCGTCGGGGCGCTAAATTCAGAGATAACTTGAAGCGGGTCAAGGAAGCCTTGAAAGAATCGCGCTTTGATAAAGGGGTTATCATTCCTGACAGTTTTGACTCGTAA
- the pyk gene encoding pyruvate kinase — protein MSRRLRRTKIVTTLGPATDRDNNLEKIIAAGANVVRLNFSHGSAEDHQARADKVREIAAKLGRHVAILGDLQGPKIRVSTFKEGKIFLNIGDKFLLDANLSKGEGDKEKVGIDYKGLPADVVPGDVLLLDDGRVQLKVLEVQGMKVFTEVTVGGPLSNNKGINKLGGGLSAEALTEKDKADIITAAKIGVDYLAVSFPRTGEDLNYARRLARDAGCNAKIVSKVERAEAVCSDEAMDDIILASDVVMVARGDLGVEIGDPELVGIQKKLIRRARTLNRAVITATQMMESMITNPMPTRAEVMDVANAVLDGTDAVMLSAETAAGQYPSETVAAMARVCLGAEKIPSINVSKHRLDVQFDNIEEAIAMSTMYAANHLKGVTAIIAMTESGRTALMMSRISSGLPIFAMSRHEHTLNLTALYRGVTPVYFGSHSDGVTAANDAIARLRDKGYLVSGDLVLVTQGDVMSTVGTTNTSRILRVE, from the coding sequence ATGTCCAGACGGCTCAGAAGAACCAAAATCGTTACTACACTGGGTCCGGCTACCGACCGCGACAATAATCTGGAAAAGATCATTGCTGCGGGTGCAAACGTAGTTCGGCTTAACTTTTCCCACGGCAGCGCAGAAGACCACCAGGCTCGCGCAGACAAAGTGCGTGAGATTGCTGCCAAATTGGGACGTCATGTCGCCATTTTAGGCGATCTTCAAGGGCCAAAAATCCGCGTATCCACCTTTAAGGAAGGCAAAATCTTCCTCAATATCGGTGACAAATTCCTGCTTGATGCCAACCTGTCAAAAGGTGAAGGCGACAAAGAGAAAGTCGGTATCGATTATAAAGGCCTGCCTGCCGACGTAGTGCCCGGCGATGTCTTGCTGCTCGATGACGGCCGCGTACAGTTAAAAGTCCTCGAAGTTCAGGGCATGAAAGTGTTCACCGAAGTCACCGTAGGTGGCCCGCTGTCGAACAACAAAGGCATCAACAAACTGGGTGGCGGCCTGTCCGCCGAAGCGCTGACCGAGAAAGACAAGGCCGATATCATTACCGCTGCCAAGATTGGCGTCGACTATCTGGCCGTCTCCTTCCCGCGCACGGGCGAAGACCTTAACTACGCGCGTCGCCTGGCGCGTGACGCAGGCTGTAACGCGAAAATCGTCTCCAAAGTAGAACGAGCAGAAGCCGTCTGCAGTGACGAGGCAATGGATGACATCATCCTGGCCTCCGACGTGGTGATGGTTGCCCGTGGCGACCTGGGCGTAGAAATCGGCGACCCGGAATTGGTGGGTATCCAGAAGAAACTGATCCGCCGCGCCCGTACGCTGAACCGCGCTGTGATCACGGCGACCCAGATGATGGAATCGATGATCACCAACCCAATGCCGACCCGTGCAGAAGTCATGGACGTGGCTAACGCCGTGCTCGACGGAACCGATGCCGTAATGCTGTCGGCCGAAACCGCCGCGGGTCAGTACCCTTCCGAAACGGTAGCCGCCATGGCTCGCGTTTGCCTGGGTGCAGAGAAAATCCCAAGCATCAACGTTTCCAAACACCGTCTGGATGTGCAGTTCGACAATATCGAAGAAGCGATCGCCATGTCGACCATGTATGCGGCCAACCACCTGAAAGGGGTTACCGCAATCATCGCCATGACCGAATCTGGCCGCACGGCCCTGATGATGTCACGTATCAGCTCCGGCTTGCCCATTTTTGCCATGTCTCGCCATGAACACACGCTGAACCTGACGGCGCTGTACCGGGGCGTCACCCCGGTATATTTCGGTAGTCATAGCGATGGTGTCACCGCAGCCAATGACGCGATCGCACGCCTGCGCGATAAAGGCTATCTGGTTTCTGGCGACCTGGTGCTGGTCACCCAAGGTGACGTCATGAGCACCGTAGGCACCACCAATACCAGCCGTATCCTGCGTGTAGAATAA
- a CDS encoding bifunctional 4-hydroxy-2-oxoglutarate aldolase/2-dehydro-3-deoxy-phosphogluconate aldolase produces the protein MKNWKTSAEQIMTAGPVVPVIVINKLEHAVPLAKALVAGGVRVLEVTLRTACAMDAIRAIAKEVPDAIIGAGTVINAQQLHEVTEAGAQFAISPGLTADLLKAATAGSIPLIPGISTVSELMLGMDHGLREFKFFPAEANGGVKALQAIAGPFSQVRFCPTGGITPNNYRDYLALKSVLCIGGSWLVPADALEKGDYARITELAREAVKGATA, from the coding sequence ATGAAAAACTGGAAAACCAGTGCAGAGCAGATCATGACGGCAGGCCCCGTCGTTCCGGTGATTGTGATTAACAAGCTGGAACACGCTGTGCCGCTGGCGAAAGCGCTGGTTGCAGGTGGCGTGCGTGTGTTGGAAGTTACGCTGCGTACTGCCTGCGCGATGGATGCGATTCGTGCAATTGCCAAAGAAGTACCGGATGCCATCATTGGTGCGGGTACGGTGATTAATGCACAACAACTGCATGAAGTAACCGAAGCCGGGGCACAGTTTGCCATCAGCCCTGGCCTGACGGCCGATCTGCTGAAAGCCGCCACCGCTGGCAGCATTCCGTTGATCCCAGGTATCAGCACCGTTTCTGAACTGATGTTGGGGATGGACCATGGCCTGCGTGAGTTTAAATTCTTCCCTGCGGAAGCTAACGGTGGCGTCAAGGCGCTGCAAGCGATTGCCGGGCCGTTCTCACAGGTGCGTTTCTGCCCGACCGGCGGTATTACGCCGAACAACTATCGCGACTATCTGGCACTGAAAAGCGTGCTGTGCATCGGTGGTTCGTGGCTGGTACCGGCAGATGCTCTTGAGAAAGGGGATTATGCCCGTATCACCGAACTGGCGCGTGAAGCCGTCAAGGGTGCGACAGCTTAA
- a CDS encoding PTS sugar transporter subunit IIA: MLAALPEILLLTHGGWGQQLRESVRMVIGETTGVFDIALMPVDTLAEFHARVEQQVKTMPEGSLILTDFIGGTTSNVAARLSRDYAIGVISGLNATLLLAAIDFREQGNLVAHLDELVELGRNSCLDVVKQIKSITSGE; this comes from the coding sequence ATTTTGGCGGCATTACCCGAAATTTTACTACTGACACATGGTGGCTGGGGCCAACAACTGCGTGAGAGCGTGCGTATGGTGATCGGCGAAACCACAGGGGTATTCGACATTGCGCTGATGCCGGTCGATACCCTGGCGGAATTCCACGCACGGGTGGAGCAGCAGGTAAAAACCATGCCGGAAGGCTCGTTGATCCTCACCGATTTTATCGGTGGAACCACCTCTAATGTGGCGGCGCGATTAAGCCGTGATTATGCCATCGGTGTGATTTCTGGCCTCAACGCCACCTTGCTGCTGGCTGCCATCGATTTCCGCGAGCAGGGCAATCTGGTTGCCCATCTCGATGAACTGGTTGAATTGGGGCGCAATAGCTGCCTTGACGTGGTTAAACAAATTAAATCAATAACATCAGGGGAATAA
- the zwf gene encoding glucose-6-phosphate dehydrogenase, which produces MAVTSTAQACDLVIFGAKGDLARRKLLPSLYQLEKAGHIHPDTRIIGVGRAEWDKEAYTKVVKEALGTFMKEELDDELWATLSARLDFCNLDVNDSKHFANLGKMLDQKHRTTINYFAMPPSTFGAICKGLGEAKLNKEPARVVMEKPLGTDLASSRVINDQVAEYFNECQVYRIDHYLGKETVLNLLALRFANSLFASNWDNRTIDHVQITVAEEVGIEGRWGYFDQAGQMRDMIQNHLLQILTMIAMSPPADLTTDRIRDEKVKVLRSLRRIDQTNVRETTVRGQYTSGFVQGKKVPGYLEEEGANKSSNTETFVSIRVDIDNWQWAGVPFYLRTGKRLPTKCSEVVVYFKNPPLNLFRDSYQQLPQNKLTIRLQPDEGIEIQVLNKVPGLDHKHRLQTTKLDLSFSETFNQEHVADAYERLLLETMRGIQALFVRRDEVEEAWKWVDSIMDAWKADNEAPKPYQSGTWGPVASVAMITRDGRSWNEFE; this is translated from the coding sequence ATGGCGGTAACCTCAACAGCCCAGGCGTGTGACCTGGTTATTTTCGGCGCGAAAGGCGATCTGGCGCGTCGTAAACTGCTGCCTTCCCTGTACCAGTTAGAGAAAGCCGGTCACATCCACCCGGATACCCGAATTATTGGCGTAGGCCGTGCCGAGTGGGATAAAGAAGCCTATACCAAGGTCGTCAAGGAAGCGCTTGGCACCTTTATGAAAGAAGAGTTGGACGATGAGTTGTGGGCAACGCTCAGCGCCCGCCTCGATTTCTGCAATCTGGATGTCAACGATAGCAAACACTTTGCCAACCTTGGCAAGATGCTGGATCAGAAACATCGTACCACCATCAACTATTTCGCGATGCCGCCAAGCACCTTTGGTGCGATCTGCAAAGGTCTGGGTGAAGCCAAGCTGAACAAAGAGCCCGCGCGCGTGGTCATGGAAAAGCCGCTCGGTACCGATCTGGCCTCTTCGCGTGTCATTAACGATCAGGTCGCGGAGTATTTTAACGAATGTCAGGTTTACCGCATCGACCACTATCTGGGTAAAGAGACGGTACTGAACCTGCTGGCACTGCGTTTTGCCAACTCACTGTTTGCTTCCAACTGGGATAACCGCACTATCGATCATGTGCAGATCACCGTGGCAGAAGAAGTGGGTATTGAGGGGCGTTGGGGCTATTTCGATCAGGCCGGGCAGATGCGCGACATGATCCAGAACCACCTGTTGCAAATCCTTACCATGATCGCCATGTCGCCACCGGCGGACTTGACCACTGACCGTATCCGTGACGAAAAGGTTAAAGTATTGCGCTCGCTGCGCCGTATCGATCAGACCAATGTCCGGGAAACCACCGTACGCGGCCAGTACACTTCAGGCTTCGTACAGGGCAAGAAAGTACCGGGATATCTGGAAGAGGAAGGGGCCAACAAGAGCAGCAACACCGAGACGTTTGTTTCCATCCGCGTGGATATTGATAACTGGCAATGGGCGGGGGTACCGTTCTACTTGCGTACCGGTAAACGCCTGCCGACCAAATGTTCAGAAGTGGTGGTGTACTTTAAGAACCCGCCATTGAACCTGTTCCGTGATTCTTACCAACAGTTGCCGCAGAACAAGCTGACTATCCGCCTGCAACCGGATGAAGGGATCGAAATCCAGGTGCTGAATAAAGTACCAGGGCTGGATCATAAACACCGCCTGCAAACCACCAAGCTGGATCTGAGTTTCTCGGAAACCTTCAATCAGGAACATGTGGCAGACGCCTACGAGCGCCTGTTGCTGGAAACCATGCGCGGTATTCAGGCGCTGTTCGTACGCCGTGATGAAGTGGAAGAAGCCTGGAAATGGGTCGACTCCATCATGGATGCATGGAAAGCGGATAACGAAGCACCAAAACCGTACCAGTCAGGTACCTGGGGACCGGTCGCTTCCGTTGCCATGATCACCCGTGACGGTCGTTCATGGAATGAGTTCGAGTAA
- the dagR gene encoding transcriptional regulator DagR — MKRKDAVCQELERLTLTLTTETLEQSGGGFAAETIAFNLGLARNSVSKDLNQLHSARLVIKIKSRPVLFLHRSVYEQLIGQVLPDEQLEAKDLQALLPPTSLPQAQSDDPFQAVIGYDRSLRLAVEKGKAAVLYPGGLHVLLTGPSGVGKTFFAEVMHQFACVQQPQRQIPLMYFNCAEYAHNPELLSSHLFGHRQGAFTGAIESKRGLIEQADGGFLLLDEVHRLPYEGQEKLFSILDKGEYRPLGSSDKARPISVRLICATTESPDSTLLRTFLRRIQVSIAIPALRARSLEEQVEIITGFLQQESRKIGRIIRLDKNLLLYLLEKPLSGNIGQLKSDIQFLCAQAWASGMGHSSPRLLLDKRLMDVPHSASAGSRLLVDALFGQQDYLDISSQPLDRLKQHLSALSREQDSDLFYTYLTREYVNLRNSNVPPQETLSILKNKLRTIFEYGLYSRNGTESQERYYGGQVEQRITLLTGCIEQVLGFPLPQNMAGHLRKHLLALLSYVQKGLIPNLYSSSLILDYCKDEYDNANLLCRKINEIFHIQCPSTEIVYLCLFLQECRSFRQRKAVNPDCGAMLIGHGATTASSMAHYVNRVLECELFTAIDMPFEQSVHDTLELLIATLREKRYQRLILIVDIGSLVHFASTVSKLFHIDVLLIQNITMASLLEIGLDLTYETSDFAPLMELMASKGIAHHLYDQREEETGKVLAISCITGMGTAVKIKKVLEESFGELMAEDTRMVLVDYNEVRSLERLRQVIGSNERLVGIVGTFQPGLPDIPFIALEELFSEQGPELVLSLLNPDLGSTERQLQVERCSMRFISALTLESIINHISVLNAQRILQEMEGVLHQICRTLDLQPSRQVTLRFLIHCCCMVERIVLSHKPLQIALDVQQDIDQQAFSVIKSAFSPIERAYSIRLSDAEYFYIYELLYR; from the coding sequence ATGAAACGTAAAGACGCAGTTTGCCAGGAGCTGGAACGCCTTACCTTGACGCTTACCACGGAAACGCTAGAACAGAGCGGGGGCGGTTTTGCCGCAGAAACCATCGCTTTCAATCTGGGGTTGGCACGTAACTCTGTCAGTAAAGACCTCAACCAATTACACAGCGCGCGGTTGGTCATCAAGATAAAATCCCGTCCAGTGCTGTTTTTACACCGAAGCGTGTATGAACAGCTGATTGGTCAGGTATTGCCGGATGAACAGTTGGAGGCCAAAGACCTACAGGCGCTGTTACCGCCTACCTCCTTACCACAAGCGCAGAGTGACGATCCTTTCCAAGCGGTGATTGGTTATGATCGTAGCCTGCGCCTGGCAGTAGAAAAAGGGAAAGCGGCCGTGCTTTATCCCGGTGGCTTACATGTGTTGCTGACCGGACCTTCTGGCGTAGGGAAAACCTTTTTTGCCGAGGTGATGCACCAATTCGCCTGCGTGCAGCAACCGCAGCGCCAGATCCCTTTGATGTATTTCAACTGTGCCGAATATGCACATAACCCGGAACTGCTCTCATCCCATCTGTTTGGTCACAGGCAGGGGGCGTTTACCGGCGCGATTGAGAGCAAACGCGGCCTGATAGAGCAGGCGGATGGCGGGTTCTTGCTACTGGATGAAGTACACCGTCTGCCCTATGAAGGGCAGGAAAAGCTGTTTTCGATCCTCGATAAAGGTGAATACCGGCCACTGGGCTCGAGTGATAAAGCCCGCCCTATCAGCGTAAGGCTGATTTGCGCCACCACAGAAAGCCCGGACTCGACCTTATTGCGCACTTTCCTGCGCCGTATTCAGGTTTCGATCGCTATACCCGCGTTGCGAGCGCGTTCACTGGAGGAACAGGTAGAAATCATTACCGGTTTCCTGCAACAGGAGAGCCGCAAGATCGGCCGCATCATCCGGCTGGATAAAAACCTGCTGTTATATCTGCTGGAAAAGCCGCTCAGTGGCAATATCGGCCAGTTGAAAAGCGATATTCAATTTCTCTGCGCCCAGGCCTGGGCTAGCGGCATGGGGCACAGTAGCCCTCGTTTGCTGCTGGATAAACGCTTGATGGATGTGCCGCACTCGGCCAGCGCGGGCAGCCGGTTGCTGGTAGATGCGCTATTCGGCCAGCAGGACTACCTGGATATCAGCTCTCAACCGCTGGACCGCCTCAAACAGCACCTGAGCGCGCTCAGCCGCGAGCAGGACAGCGATCTGTTCTATACCTATCTGACGCGCGAATACGTCAATCTGCGTAACAGCAATGTCCCACCGCAGGAAACGCTGTCGATACTGAAGAATAAACTGCGCACGATTTTTGAGTATGGTCTCTACAGCCGCAACGGCACTGAGAGTCAGGAGCGTTATTATGGTGGTCAGGTTGAGCAGCGCATTACCCTGCTGACCGGCTGCATTGAGCAGGTTCTGGGGTTCCCGTTGCCGCAGAATATGGCGGGGCATTTGCGTAAACACCTGCTGGCACTGCTTTCTTACGTGCAGAAAGGATTAATCCCCAACCTGTACTCGTCCAGCCTGATTCTGGATTACTGCAAGGATGAGTACGACAACGCCAATCTGTTGTGCCGCAAGATTAATGAAATTTTCCACATCCAATGTCCGTCAACGGAAATCGTCTATTTGTGTCTGTTTTTGCAAGAGTGCCGCAGTTTTCGGCAACGCAAGGCGGTCAACCCGGATTGCGGTGCGATGCTGATTGGCCATGGCGCAACAACCGCCAGCAGCATGGCGCATTATGTCAATCGGGTGTTGGAATGTGAGTTGTTTACCGCCATTGATATGCCGTTTGAGCAGTCGGTGCATGACACATTGGAATTGCTCATCGCCACACTGCGGGAAAAACGTTACCAGCGATTGATCCTGATCGTCGATATCGGCTCGCTGGTGCATTTTGCCAGCACCGTCAGCAAGCTGTTCCACATCGATGTACTACTGATCCAGAACATTACCATGGCTTCGCTGCTGGAGATTGGGCTGGATCTGACTTACGAAACCAGTGATTTCGCCCCCTTGATGGAACTGATGGCCAGCAAAGGGATTGCCCATCATCTTTATGACCAGCGTGAAGAAGAAACCGGCAAGGTGCTGGCGATCTCCTGCATCACCGGCATGGGAACCGCGGTGAAAATCAAGAAGGTATTGGAGGAGAGCTTCGGTGAGCTGATGGCGGAAGACACCCGCATGGTGCTGGTAGATTACAACGAAGTCCGCAGCCTGGAGCGTCTGCGTCAGGTGATTGGCAGTAATGAACGGCTGGTGGGGATTGTGGGCACTTTCCAGCCCGGCTTGCCAGACATCCCATTTATTGCGTTGGAAGAGCTGTTCTCCGAGCAAGGGCCGGAGCTGGTGCTAAGTTTATTGAACCCCGATCTCGGCAGCACTGAACGCCAGCTACAGGTTGAACGCTGTTCCATGCGCTTTATCAGCGCGCTGACGCTGGAAAGCATCATCAACCATATTTCGGTGTTGAATGCCCAAAGGATCCTGCAGGAGATGGAAGGGGTATTACACCAGATTTGTCGTACGCTGGATCTGCAACCTTCGCGGCAGGTGACACTTCGCTTCCTGATCCACTGCTGTTGTATGGTGGAGCGTATCGTTTTAAGCCACAAACCGTTACAGATTGCGCTGGACGTTCAGCAAGATATCGACCAACAGGCATTTTCTGTCATCAAAAGCGCGTTTTCCCCGATCGAGCGAGCCTATTCCATCCGCTTATCCGATGCGGAATATTTTTATATCTACGAACTCCTTTACCGCTAA
- a CDS encoding leucine-rich repeat domain-containing protein yields the protein MLHQHHPQHLPAAQTTLELDGQQLVTLNEESLCGSSLLKISLYNNHLTTFPEQIFHHRGLKVLNISCNAITQLPATIGLLSHLEMFDFGHNQTTSLPSEIGALHQLTYLYLSDNGFSQVPDSLRQLQALRYLNMTDNLLAQFPLAICALGALQELRLYNNAIAALPAEIGNLEQLRELHLMNNRLTTLPAEIAQLTELQVLDLEKNAITHLPDQFCQLPKLTSLNLRFNRLTKLPEDFGTLTSLVSLDLRANHLSELPQTMTQMKNLRRLDLRWNDFSHASPVIEQLIQQGCLVHC from the coding sequence ATGCTGCACCAACATCATCCGCAGCATCTGCCTGCAGCTCAGACAACGCTAGAACTTGATGGGCAGCAATTGGTAACGTTGAACGAAGAGAGCCTATGCGGCTCTTCATTACTGAAAATCAGCCTGTATAATAATCACCTGACGACCTTTCCGGAGCAGATATTTCACCATCGCGGTCTGAAAGTGCTCAATATTTCCTGCAACGCCATTACTCAGTTGCCCGCGACAATCGGCCTGTTGAGCCACTTGGAAATGTTCGACTTTGGCCACAATCAAACCACGTCACTCCCGTCAGAAATAGGCGCATTGCACCAGTTAACCTATCTGTATTTAAGCGATAATGGCTTTAGCCAGGTTCCCGACTCATTACGCCAATTACAGGCACTGCGTTATCTGAATATGACTGATAACCTGCTCGCGCAGTTTCCATTGGCAATCTGCGCACTAGGGGCGCTGCAGGAACTTCGCCTCTACAATAATGCTATTGCCGCGTTACCCGCTGAGATCGGCAACCTGGAGCAACTACGTGAATTACACCTGATGAACAACCGTCTCACAACGCTCCCGGCAGAGATCGCTCAACTGACCGAGTTGCAGGTGTTGGATTTAGAAAAGAACGCCATCACCCATTTGCCGGATCAATTCTGCCAACTGCCCAAACTGACCTCGCTTAATCTGCGTTTTAATCGTTTGACCAAGCTACCAGAGGATTTTGGCACACTGACGTCGCTAGTCTCATTAGACCTGCGTGCCAACCATCTGAGTGAATTACCACAAACCATGACACAGATGAAAAATCTGCGGCGATTAGACTTACGCTGGAATGACTTTAGCCACGCATCGCCAGTGATTGAACAACTGATCCAGCAAGGCTGCCTGGTGCATTGTTAG